From a single Nicotiana tabacum cultivar K326 chromosome 8, ASM71507v2, whole genome shotgun sequence genomic region:
- the LOC107780531 gene encoding calcium-dependent protein kinase 24-like codes for MGTCMSVQNASFLKRTKMRPTPIDQETCSKNSSRTSVPKSQKFSRPINVVKDPSGDDIYKRYEFGKELGRGEFGITYQCVDKESGENVACKTIAKSKLRTEIDVEDVRREVVIMRHLPKHPNIVSYKEVYEDKEAVYLVMELCEGGELFDRIVARGHYTERAAARVTKTILEVVQVCHKHGVIHRDLKPENFLYANTSENAQLKAIDFGLSIFFEPGQRFGEIVGSPYYMAPEVLRRNYGPEVDVWSAGVILYILLCGVPPFWAETEEGIAHAIVKGTIDFNRDPWPRVSDEAKDLVKGMLDPNPYNRLTVEEVLEHHWIQNAEKVSNVCLGEGVRARIKQFTLMNKFKKKVLRVVADNLPQDQVHGIKQMFYMMDSDKNGNLSFQELKDGLHMMGQSVADPEVQLLMDAADVDGNGMLNCEEFVTMAVHLQRLSNDDHLRQAFLQFDKNRSGYIEFEDLKVSLFDDHLGPKNDQAIHDIISDADLDKDGRISYQDFKVMMSTGMDWKMGSRQYSKAMLNALSMRLFKDKSIQLKN; via the exons ATGGGGACCTGCATGTCTGTACAAAATGCAAGTTtcttgaaaagaacaaaaatgagacCTACTCCTATTGATCAAGAAACTTGTTCCAAGAACTCTAGCCGCACATCCGTTCCTAAATCCCAGAAATTCTCTCGTCCTATAAATGTCGTTAAGGATCCATCTGGAGATGACATTTACAAGAG GTACGAGTTTGGGAAGGAATTAGGAAGAGGAGAGTTTGGGATAACATACCAATGTGTAGACAAGGAAAGTGGAGAGAATGTGGCATGTAAGACAATAGCAAAGAGCAAGTTGAGGACAGAGATAGATGTGGAGGATGTGAGGAGGGAGGTGGTAATAATGAGGCATTTGCCTAAACACCCTAATATTGTTAGCTATAAGGAAGTTTACGAAGATAAAGAGGCTGTTTATCTTGTTATGGAACTTTGTGAAGGTGGTGAACTCTTTGATAGAATTGTTGCTAGAGGACATTATACCGAAAGAGCTGCTGCTCGTGTTACCAAGACTATTCTTGAGGTTGTCCAG GTATGCCACAAGCATGGCGTAATTCATAGAGACCTTAAACCTGAGAATTTTTTGTATGCCAATACAAGTGAAAATGCTCAGTTGAAGGCCATTGACTTTGGCCTTTCTATTTTCTTTGAGCCTG GTCAGAGATTTGGTGAAATAGTTGGAAGCCCATATTACATGGCTCCAGAAGTTCTTAGAAGAAATTATGGACCAGAAGTAGATGTGTGGAGTGCCGGTGTTATTCTTTACATTTTGTTATGTGGCGTTCCCCCTTTTTGGGCAG AAACCGAAGAAGGAATTGCACACGCAATAGTAAAAGGTACAATAGATTTTAACAGAGATCCTTGGCCAAGAGTATCAGATGAAGCTAAGGACCTTGTCAAAGGAATGCTTGATCCAAATCCTTATAATAGGCTGACAGTTGAAGAAGTCCTTG AACATCACTGGATACAGAATGCTGAGAAGGTCTCTAATGTATGTTTGGGAGAAGGTGTGAGAGCGAGGATTAAGCAATTCACTTTGATgaataaattcaagaaaaaagtTCTTAGA GTTGTAGCAGATAACTTACCACAAGATCAAGTTCATGGAATTAAACAAATGTTCTATATGATGGACAGTGACAAAAATGGAAACCTAAGCTTCCAAGAACTCAAAGATGGTCTACATATGATGGGGCAATCTGTTGCTGATCCTGAAGTCCAATTGCTAATGGATGCT GCTGATGTAGATGGAAATGGGATGCTAAACTGTGAAGAATTTGTGACAATGGCTGTACACTTACAGAGGTTAAGCAACGACGATCATCTCCGCCAAGCTTTCCTTCAATTTGACAAGAATCGAAGTGGATATATTGAgtttgaagatttgaaagtttCTTTGTTTGATGATCATCTTGGCCCCAAGAATGATCAAGCGATCCACGACATCATATCTGATGCTGATTTGGATAAG GATGGAAGGATAAGTTACCAAGATTTCAAAGTCATGATGTCAACAGGAATGGATTGGAAGATGGGTTCACGCCAATACTCAAAAGCAATGCTAAATGCACTCAGCATGAGACTTTTCAAAGACAAATCCATCCAACTGAAAAATTAA
- the LOC107780529 gene encoding putative E3 ubiquitin-protein ligase ARI7 — protein MESEDDMHDANDMESVDEDFYSDGDGYGGDALDSDGDDADYDFMGNESDDSNDQAVSRSQKYYTVLKEEDIRQRQEDDITTISALLSLQREAACILLRRYNWSVNKVHEEWFADEERVRKSVGLLEKSVIHLSKVKEVACGICFDNFPPDGIRSLKCGHPFCTSCWKAYITTSINDGPGCLTLRCPDPSCDAAIGQNMIDSLASGEDKDKYYRYLLRSYIEDNRKTKWCPAPGCDSAVEYDLGSGSYDVTCGCSFSFCWNCTEEAHRPVDCDTVAKWILKNSAESENMNWILANSKPCPKCKRPIEKNQGCMHMTCTPPCKFEFCWLCLGAWSDHGERTGGFYACNRYESAKQEGVYDEAERRREMAKNSLERYTHYYERWATNQSSRQKAMADLHQMQTVHLEKLSEIQCQPESQLKFILESWQQIVECRRVLKWTYAYGYYLPEHEHAKRQFFEYLQGEAEAGLERLHQCAEKELQTYLNATGPSKDFNDFRTKLAGLTSVTRNYFENLVRALENGLADVDSQGACSKAASSKNVAGSSKAKGGGRGKSSTRT, from the exons ATGGAGTCTGAGGATGATATGCACGATGCTAATGATATGGAGTCGGTGGATGAGGATTTCTACAGTGACGGTGATGGCTATGGCGGTGATGCTTTGGATAGTGACGGTGATGATGCTGATTATGATTTCATGGGTAATGAATCTGATGATTCCAATGACCAAGCTGTCAGTCGCTCCCAG AAATATTATACAGTCTTGAAGGAAGAAGATATACGTCAACGACAGGAAGATGATATAACGACAATTTCGGCTCTTCTGTCCTTACAAAGAGAAGCTGCCTGTATACTACTTCGACGTTATAACTG GAGTGTGAACAAGGTGCATGAGGAGTGGTTTGCTGATGAAGAAAGAGTTCGCAAGTCTGTCGGTTTGTTGGAGAAGTCTGTTATCCATCTCTCAAAAGTTAAGGAA GTGGCGTGTGGGATTTGCTTTGACAACTTTCCTCCTGATGGCATAAGATCTCTTAAGTGTGGTCATCCTTTCTGTACTAGTTGCTGGAAAG CTTACATTACCACATCCATTAATGATGGCCCTGGATGCTTAACACTGCGGTGTCCTGACCCATCATGTGATGCTGCCATTGGTCAAAATATGATTGATTCGTTGGCATCTGGTGAAGATAAGGACAAGTACTATCGTTACCTTCTTAGATCCTATATTGAAGACAATAGAAAG ACAAAATGGTGTCCTGCCCCAGGTTGTGATTCTGCAGTAGAGTACGATCTTGGAAGTGGAAGCTATGACGTTACTTGCGGTTGTTCCTTCAGTTTTTGTTGGAAT TGTACAGAAGAGGCTCATCGGCCCGTGGACTGTGATACTGTGGCCAAATGGATTTTGAAAAACAGTGCCGAGTCAGAAAACATGAATTG GATCTTGGCTAATTCCAAGCCCTGTCCGAAGTGCAAGCGGCCAATTGAGAAGAACCAAGGGTGTATGCACATGACTTGTACGCCACCATGTAAATTTGAGTTTTGCTG GTTATGTCTTGGTGCGTGGTCAGACCATGGGGAAAGGACTGGTGGATTTTATGCATGTAATCGCTATGAATCAGCAAAACAAGAGGGCGTG TATGATGAAGCTGAGAGGAGGAGAGAGATGGCCAAAAACTCTCTGGAGAGATACACACATTACTACGAACGTTGGGCAACCAACCAATCG TCGAGGCAAAAAGCAATGGCAGATCTGCATCAAATGCAAACTGTTCAT CTTGAAAAGCTTAGTGAAATACAGTGCCAGCCCGAGTCACAGTTGAAGTTCATTTTAGAATCCTGGCAACAG ATAGTTGAATGTAGGAGAGTGTTAAAATGGACTTATGCATATGGATACTACCTACCCGAACATGAGCATGCAAAAAGGCAGTTTTTTGAGTACTTACAAG GTGAGGCAGAGGCTGGTTTAGAGAGGCTTCATCAATGTGCTGAAAAGGAACTCCAAACTTACCTTAATGCTACAGGACCGTCCAAGGATTTCAATGATTTCCGTACGAAGCTCGCTGGTCTAACAAG TGTTACCCGAAATTACTTTGAGAATCTGGTTAGAGCACTGGAGAATGGTCTTGCAGATGTGGATTCCCAAGGTGCTTGTAGTAAGGCAGCCAGCTCAAAGAACGTAGCTGGGAGCAGCAAGGCCAAAGGAGGTGGTAGGGGTAAGAGCTCCACTCGGACATGA